The genomic interval TTATTTTGTTTTGGGATTCAAAAGGTCGAGTGTCTATTTTTTAGGATTTTTGTTTGGGGTTTTTTGGTTCAGAAGTAATCTTTTAGTGTGGTTTTTTTAGGGGTTTTTTGTGTTTTTTTATGTTTTTTATCTTTTTTGTGTAGTTTTAGACCTGCTTCCTTTCTAAAGTTGTTCCAACTTCCGAAAATTCTGTATATTGGATCTACAGAAGGAAGTTCCTCCTTTTTTCTCCATTCGTTTTGAGTTAGATTTGGATGTTTTTTAATCAGTTTTAATAATTCTTCTTTAGACCAATTCTTCTGTATTGGTTTTAGACCTGCTTCCCTTCTAAAGTTGTTCCAACTACCAAATTTATTTGTCACAGGTGTTTCAGAGGGAAGGTCATCCCTTTCCACCCATTTATTTCTGGTTAGTTCTGGGTTTTCTTGAATCAGCTCAATCAATTTTTTCCGGGTATATTTGTTTTGTGGCGCTATTTGGGGTTTGATTCCTGCTTCCTTCTTGAATTTGTTCCAACTACCAAACTTATTGATAACTTGGGTTGAGGAGGGTAGGTCATCTCTTTCATTCCATTTATTGATAGATAGGTTGGGTTCTTTTTTGATTTTCTTTAACAATTCTTCTTTAGTCCTTCTTTTGAATCTTGTTTTTAGATTTGCTTCCGTTCTAAAGTTGTTCCAGCTTCCGAAACACCGTGTGATTGTTTTTAATGAAGGTAGATCTTTTCTTTTTCTCCATTCATGGCTGGTTAGTTCTGGGTTTTCTTTGATTAGGTTTATTAATTTTTCTTGATCGAAGAAGTCTCCTTCTCTCCTTACTTTTTCTTTCACTTCAGTATTTTTAACTTCTTTTTTTTCTATTATTTCTTCTAAATTCTGTTGTCTCAAGATGTCTTCAAGTTCTGATAGTTTTTTGAAGGCGAACAGAGGTTTTTCAACAAGTTTTCTTCTTCTTTCTTCGTATTCTTCGATTGTTTCAGGGTTATAATATACTGAATGTGGTTCTAAATAGAATTTGTCTTCGACTAAGAAATCTATCTCGGCTTCTTTTTTGTTTATGTGGGTTTTTATATCTA from Methanonatronarchaeum thermophilum carries:
- a CDS encoding homing endonuclease associated repeat-containing protein; the encoded protein is MGGGRYSKEELIELLRENSNLTQSEWRQREDLPSLGSLQRHFGSWNEAREAAGLEVRGKRYSKEKLLELLRENPDISLKEWQERDDLPSYSTILRHFGSWREAKEAIGREPEVVSSYSKEELLNILKRELGENPDLTYTKWNERDDLPSAQTISNHFGSWDKARQAAGFKPYGFHPYSYSDDKLLEILKKHPDLDAEDFKKIDDLPSSTTYSRRFGSWNKARKKAGLPERGHGRDFIEYDGIYFASVLEACVYEKLKTYGLDIKTHINKKEAEIDFLVEDKFYLEPHSVYYNPETIEEYEERRRKLVEKPLFAFKKLSELEDILRQQNLEEIIEKKEVKNTEVKEKVRREGDFFDQEKLINLIKENPELTSHEWRKRKDLPSLKTITRCFGSWNNFRTEANLKTRFKRRTKEELLKKIKKEPNLSINKWNERDDLPSSTQVINKFGSWNKFKKEAGIKPQIAPQNKYTRKKLIELIQENPELTRNKWVERDDLPSETPVTNKFGSWNNFRREAGLKPIQKNWSKEELLKLIKKHPNLTQNEWRKKEELPSVDPIYRIFGSWNNFRKEAGLKLHKKDKKHKKTQKTPKKTTLKDYF